From a region of the Sesamum indicum cultivar Zhongzhi No. 13 linkage group LG3, S_indicum_v1.0, whole genome shotgun sequence genome:
- the LOC105158943 gene encoding probable trehalose-phosphate phosphatase H isoform X1, with protein sequence MDSNPHSPCHLRLLSPPSFVFFLSATSTPSSSSPSPLFFTSIFHPFSGSPGLFALGSRVVMTNQANMVISDAKSGLTRAIAVALSESFSPQLVSQYFTRKKLLKKLESYGNDAGINAFLDSMRASSPTRRSSDAEHQDSWTLRHPSALSMFEEIMDASKGKQIVVFLDYDGTLSPIVDDPDRAFMTSEMREAVRDVAKLFPTAIVSGRCRAKVYNFVKLSELYYAGSHGMDIKGPAKGHRKGNQTVLCQPARKFLPMIDEVYKCLIEKIEHIPGAKVENNKFCLSVHYRCVEEKRWGELADQVKSVIKDYQQLRLSQGRKVLEIRPTIKWDKGNALEFLLESLGYAETNDVFPVYIGDDRTDEDAFKVLRNRGQGIGILVSKSPKETNAPYTLKEPSEVMQFLKGLVEWKKRGCPCPCPCPCPY encoded by the exons ATGGACAGCAACCCACATTCTCCTTGTCACTTGCGACTTCTGTCTCCTCCCTCCTTTGTTTTCTTCCTCTCTGCAACATCAACaccctcttcttcttctccttctcctctgttttttacatcaattttccATCCCTTTTCCGG GTCTCCAGGTCTCTTTGCATTGGGAAGTAGAGTGGTTATGACAAACCAAGCAAACATGGTGATTTCCGATGCAAAATCAGGCCTGACGAGGGCTATAGCAGTTGCCCTCTCCGAGTCCTTCTCGCCGCAACTGGTCTCGCAGTACTTCACCAGGAAGAAGTTGCTCAAGAAGCTCGAGAGCTACGGCAATGATGCCGGGATCAACGCTTTCCTCGACTCAATGCGGGCTTCTTCCCCCACCCGCCGGTCCTCAGACGCTGAACATCAAGATTCTTGGACT CTCCGCCATCCCTCGGCTCTGAGCATGTTTGAGGAAATAATGGATGCATCAAAAGGGAAGCAGAtagttgtttttcttgattatgaTGGAACTTTATCGCCCATTGTCGACGATCCAGACCGTGCTTTCATGACTAGTGAG ATGAGAGAAGCCGTAAGGGACGTCGCCAAGCTTTTCCCGACGGCCATTGTGAGCGGGAGGTGCCGAGCTAAG gtctataattttgtaaaactgTCCGAGCTTTATTACGCGGGTAGTCATGGAATGGACATCAAGGGACCAGCCAAAGGACATCGAAAA GGAAATCAAACTGTCCTCTGCCAACCTGCCAGAAAATTCCTGCCGATGATAGATGAG GTCTACAAATGTTTGATAGAGAAAATTGAGCACATCCCGGGAGCAAAAGTCGAGAACAACAAGTTCTGTCTGTCTGTGCACTACCGTTGCGTCGAGGAAAAG AGGTGGGGTGAATTAGCTGATCAAGTTAAATCAGTGATCAAGGACTATCAACAGCTGAGATTGAGTCAAGGGAGGAAAGTGTTGGAGATTCGTCCCACTATAAAATGGGACAAAGGAAATGCACTTGAGTTCTTGTTGGAATCATTAG GATATGCAGAAACAAACGATGTTTTTCCAGTCTACATAGGGGATGATCGTACGGATGAGGATGcatttaag GTTTTGAGGAACAGAGGACAAGGCATAGGGATTCTAGTGTCGAAAAGTCCTAAAGAAACGAACGCTCCGTACACGTTGAAAGAACCGTCCGAG GTTATGCAGTTTCTAAAAGGGTTGGTGGAGTGGAAGAAAAGAGGTTGTCCCTGTCCCTGTCCCTGTCCTTGTCCCTACTAA
- the LOC105158943 gene encoding probable trehalose-phosphate phosphatase J isoform X2 translates to MDSNPHSPCHLRLLSPPSFVFFLSATSTPSSSSPSPLFFTSIFHPFSGSPGLFALGSRVVMTNQANMVISDAKSGLTRAIAVALSESFSPQLVSQYFTRKKLLKKLESYGNDAGINAFLDSMRASSPTRRSSDAEHQDSWTLRHPSALSMFEEIMDASKGKQIVVFLDYDGTLSPIVDDPDRAFMTSEMREAVRDVAKLFPTAIVSGRCRAKVYNFVKLSELYYAGSHGMDIKGPAKGHRKGNQTVLCQPARKFLPMIDEVYKCLIEKIEHIPGAKVENNKFCLSVHYRCVEEKRWGELADQVKSVIKDYQQLRLSQGRKVLEIRPTIKWDKGNALEFLLESLETNDVFPVYIGDDRTDEDAFKVLRNRGQGIGILVSKSPKETNAPYTLKEPSEVMQFLKGLVEWKKRGCPCPCPCPCPY, encoded by the exons ATGGACAGCAACCCACATTCTCCTTGTCACTTGCGACTTCTGTCTCCTCCCTCCTTTGTTTTCTTCCTCTCTGCAACATCAACaccctcttcttcttctccttctcctctgttttttacatcaattttccATCCCTTTTCCGG GTCTCCAGGTCTCTTTGCATTGGGAAGTAGAGTGGTTATGACAAACCAAGCAAACATGGTGATTTCCGATGCAAAATCAGGCCTGACGAGGGCTATAGCAGTTGCCCTCTCCGAGTCCTTCTCGCCGCAACTGGTCTCGCAGTACTTCACCAGGAAGAAGTTGCTCAAGAAGCTCGAGAGCTACGGCAATGATGCCGGGATCAACGCTTTCCTCGACTCAATGCGGGCTTCTTCCCCCACCCGCCGGTCCTCAGACGCTGAACATCAAGATTCTTGGACT CTCCGCCATCCCTCGGCTCTGAGCATGTTTGAGGAAATAATGGATGCATCAAAAGGGAAGCAGAtagttgtttttcttgattatgaTGGAACTTTATCGCCCATTGTCGACGATCCAGACCGTGCTTTCATGACTAGTGAG ATGAGAGAAGCCGTAAGGGACGTCGCCAAGCTTTTCCCGACGGCCATTGTGAGCGGGAGGTGCCGAGCTAAG gtctataattttgtaaaactgTCCGAGCTTTATTACGCGGGTAGTCATGGAATGGACATCAAGGGACCAGCCAAAGGACATCGAAAA GGAAATCAAACTGTCCTCTGCCAACCTGCCAGAAAATTCCTGCCGATGATAGATGAG GTCTACAAATGTTTGATAGAGAAAATTGAGCACATCCCGGGAGCAAAAGTCGAGAACAACAAGTTCTGTCTGTCTGTGCACTACCGTTGCGTCGAGGAAAAG AGGTGGGGTGAATTAGCTGATCAAGTTAAATCAGTGATCAAGGACTATCAACAGCTGAGATTGAGTCAAGGGAGGAAAGTGTTGGAGATTCGTCCCACTATAAAATGGGACAAAGGAAATGCACTTGAGTTCTTGTTGGAATCATTAG AAACAAACGATGTTTTTCCAGTCTACATAGGGGATGATCGTACGGATGAGGATGcatttaag GTTTTGAGGAACAGAGGACAAGGCATAGGGATTCTAGTGTCGAAAAGTCCTAAAGAAACGAACGCTCCGTACACGTTGAAAGAACCGTCCGAG GTTATGCAGTTTCTAAAAGGGTTGGTGGAGTGGAAGAAAAGAGGTTGTCCCTGTCCCTGTCCCTGTCCTTGTCCCTACTAA